The segment CAACTCTTCAATTCAGATCCTTTTAAAGCAGTCCCCCACATCCATTGATCTGGTCCAGCAGACGTTCAATCTCACTGATGAAGAGAAGTTCCTGCTTCTTGAATCTGATGTGGGAGAAGGAATTTTCTTTGCCGGCCTCAAACACGTGGCTATCAAGGTGCTAGCGTCCTATACCGAAGAGCAGATCATCACCTCCGACCCATCCCAGATATTGATGATCAAAAAAGCAAAGCAAGAGCTCAAGGACGCGCGAGGGGCCGAGTCTGATACGTAAAAGCGAGGTAGACCCGATGAGTAGATAAGAACTGCTGTTTTAGATATAATAAAAGTAACCTATGTTATATGGTTTTTACCAAACAGAACTCCGGAAGAAACACTGAAACCATGTCAATAAAGAGCGTCGCAAAAATTCTTCTCTCAGTAGTATTATGTGGCGCTTTTACCATCCCTGCTTTCGCGCAATTTAACCCCTCAAATAGAATTGATGTGCAAGCATCTCCTGAAACTCCCGGCCCTTTTGAGCAGGTAGCATTAGAGCTTTCCGGTTATGGTATTGACATAGATAGGTTGCACACCTCCTGGTATGTAAACGACAAATTAGAGCTTGCCGGAATCGGCAAGAAAAAATTCTCTTTCACCACCAAAGGGGTGGGGTCTTCCTCCACTGTCCGCGTGCTCGTTCGTTCAGGGACCGCGGGAGTCATTACCAAAACGCTCGTATTTTCACCGACAGAGGTTGACCTGCTCTGGGAGGCGATTGGCTCCTACACACCCGCCTTTTATAGAGGCAAGGCGCTTGCGACTCCGGAGGCGACAATAGCGGTTATTGCCATACCAAACATGACCGCGGCGGGGGCAAGCGCGTTAGGGATAAAAGATGTCGTATATAAATGGAAAAGAAATTTCAGTTATGCTGATTTCTACGACCAGTCAGGTTACGGTAATAATTTTGTTTTCTTTAAAAAAGACCCTCTCAAAAAAACCGATACCATCACTGTTGAAGCTTCTTCATTTGACGGGAAATTAAGGGCTCTGAAAAATATAAACCTCCCGAGCTATGACCCAAAAGTTATCTTTTATGAACATCACCCATTGGAAGGGATCCGTTACGAACACGCCGTGGGTACCACCTTTACTATGCAGAACAAAGAAGTACTCATATCGGCAGAACCTTATTTCTTTTCCATAAAAGACAAAGATGGCGGCAGCGTTTCTTACGAATGGCTGCTTGATAACAAGCAGGTAACCGATACGGAAAGTGACAAAAAGAGCGAGTTGGCGCTCCGTACCGAAGGAGGGAGCGGGAAAGCTTTGGTGCTGCTCCGCGTCAAACACACCACAAAAATCCTCCAGTTCCTTGAACAATCATTCACAGTGAACTTCGGGGAAACCAGTGCTACGTCTTTTGGTTTTTAACACCATGGAAAAAACAAGATCACAAATCGTCTCTCTTGTCATATCAGCACTCTCTTTGTTTGTGCTGTCTGCGGTATATGCGCATGCCGCGCTCCTTGAGCCTTCCATTGGTGGAGGAAACGCGAACATAAGTCCGGGAGATTACTTTAATAATATTTATCGTCTTATGGTGGGAATCACCGGCGTGCTGGCCGTTATTATGATCGTGGTCGGCGGGTTGGAGTATATAGCGAGCGCGGCAAACCCCTCCGCCAAAGCATCCGCGAAGAACAGGATATGGGCGGCGATCGGAGGACTCTTGCTTGCTCTCTCTTCATACCTTATTCTGCAAACCATTAATCCCAATTTGGTAAACTTTAATCTCAATATAAAAAAAGAATCGTTGCAACAAGGAACGGGGAGTGGTTCAACGGGGGGGACACCAAGTGGTGGTAATATCAATGCCGGTACGGCACCCGCCAAGTAATTAAGAAAAGTATGTCAAAAAAAATCATTATTATCGCTATTTCAATACTCGCGCTCATTGTGGTGATTGTTTTGGGTGTCATACTTTTTAGAAGTGGTAGTAATGGCGAAAGTGTTACCAAAACATTTGACAACTTTATGCCGTTTGGTATTCCTGAGGGTGGTGGTGACGCTACTCTTCCCGACAACACCGGCGAGGGTGCTGACCTCTCTCAAAAAGAAGAGGTGGCGGTACTCCCCGTATTGCGACAACTCTCCAGCGCTCCGACAGCAGGCGCTATCGCCATACAGAAAACTGTTGAGGATGCTGGTGAGCAGAAGGAGGTGACCGTAGCCCGCTACATGGAACGTACCACAGGACATGTATACGAAACAGAAATGGAAACGCTCAAAAACACACGCATCACAAACACGACCATTCCCACAGTATACGAGGCACTGTGGGGAAATAAAGGGGAGTCGATCATCGTCCGTTATATTAACGAGAATACCAACGCGATAGAAAGCTTCTCCGCCCGCATAATGAAACAAGAAGAGGGCGCGAGCGAGGGAACCCTTGAAGGCGCGTTTCTGCAAAGCGGCATTAAAGAAATAACCCTCTCTCCGACCAAGGGAACCATGTTCTACCTTGTACCGGGAGGAGACGGCACCATAGGCATCAGGTCAAAAATTGACGGGACCGACAAAGTGCAAGTGTTTGATTTTCCGTTTACGGAATGGTTGGCGCAATGGGCGACAAATAAGAACATCTTTCTTACTTCTAAGGCGTCAAACGATGTTTCCGGGTATCTCTACACACTGAGCACGGCGGGTGGTCCGTTAAAAAAAGTATTGGGTGACATCTCCGGTCTCACCACGCTCTCAAACGGGTCGGGAACGAAGATTCTTTATTCGGAGTCTACGGTGAATGGCTTATCGGTCGGCGTAGTAGACGTAACCAAAGCTGAATCAAAAAAACTCGGTATTACCACCTTGCCCGAAAAATGTATCTGGGCAAGCGACAATATAACCGTTTATTGCGGAGTGCCGGAGAACCTGCCGCAAGGAAAGTATCCTGATATTTGGTATCAAGGGTTGATGTCGTTCACGGATACGATATGGAAGGTAAATACCGAAACAGCGTATTCCGAGGTTTTGATAAAACCAATGGAGTCTCTCAATATAAATCTGGACATTATCAAACCATTCCTTGATGAGGACGAGGGTTACTTCTTCTTTACGAACAAAAAAGATTACTCGCTGTGGGCGCTTAAGATCAAATAGCGCGTGACATTCCCTCACAAACTAAAACCGCGCAAAAGCGCGGTTTTAGTTTGTGTTTTTGTATTTGATCACCACCTTTCTGTCTTTTCCAAATCCAACCGATGCTGTTTCCACTTCAAGGTCTCCTGCCAGTGTGGTATGTACTACCATGCGTTCATAGGGTGTCATGGGTTCCATTTCTACGTCCACGTGAAGTGATTTTGCGCGCTCCGCAAGCATTTTTGCTTTATTTTGCAATTCTTCGTTCCTTTGTTTTTGGTAACTGTTTACATCTATGGTGAAGTTCGTAAATTCTTCTTCCTTTTTTCTTTTATCAACTATCCGTTTTACGACGTGATTGAGCGCAATTAAATTTGCGCCATTATTGCCGATCAAGAAGCGAGCCTCATCTGTGTTGATCATAAACACCACTCCAATCTCACCCGAAACGATATCTACACCGTTAAATGGAATAGTGAGATGCTTTAATATTTCCTCAATGATGTCCTTGATCTCTTCCGTGGTCATATATAGTTACGTATTATCACGTTTCAGTTCACTCTGCAAAGCTTCGGCCTTCCGCTTCACAAAAAGCTCCTGCACGATGCTAAAGGCATTGCTTGTTACCCAATATAATGCGACTGCGGCTGAAATGGTATACGCGAACACGGAGACAAATATGGGCAGGATGTATCTCATCTGAAACTTCATGCTTTGCACAAGGTCGTCTTTAAGCGAGCCTGTGCTTTTAAGCGAGAGCTTCCCGACGTCGGGCATAGAAAGCTTTATTTGGAAATATTGGGAAACACCGGCAAGGAGAGCCAAAGAGATGCTCTTCCCCGTCATGTCAATGGAGCCAAGGAAGTTAGTTTTGACGAATTCCGGCATGTGAACGAACGAGTAGAGGATGTCGTGGTTGAGGAGTGCCGTATTGATGTGTCCGGGAATATAGGGAAGTTCGTTAAGGAGCGCGGGATCAAAACTAAGCCCTTTCCAAAACACCCAGTACAGCGCAAAAATGACAGGGAGTTGAACCAAGACCGTCAAACATCCGGAGAACGGGCTTACTCCATGTTTACGATACAGTTCCATGACCTGTCGCGCCTGCTCCTGTTTATCTTTGCTGTGTTTTTCTTTCAGGTCTTTGATGTCCGGCTCCAGTGTTCGAAGCTTTGATTGAGTTTGTATTCCTTTATGGGTAAAAGGGAAGAGAGCTCCCTTTACGATGAGCGTGAGGAGTACAACCGCAATACCGATATCGGCCCCCGGAATGACCGACACCAAAAAAATTAAGCCATTATAAAGCGGCTCATAGAAGAATGTATTAAAAAAACCGGATATCATCCCTTTATTCTACATAAAACGAACGCAATGTAAACGAAACCGGATGGGTTTTAGTTTTGGTTAAGTAAGGGGATCAATGGTTGGTTTTTGCCACGGGTGGCACCTCAAAACCCTTCGTATGCCCATAAAAATCCCTTTCAGGGCGCCATATTTCGTAATTGCTTCAATGGTGTAGTCCGAACATGTCGGATAAAACGCGCATGTGGTAGAACGCTTGATGCCGAGTGATACCAGTACCCCTTTGTCGGGGGAGAAAACCTTTTGATACCACTTGATCACGTGGATAAAAAAATGTTTCATATTGTTTGTACTACTCCAGTATACTGGAGTAGTGAAATTTATGTTTATTCCTTGAAAAGCTGTGTTGGACTGGCGTCATTCTTTTTTAGGAGGTGTGCGTTTTTTAAAAGTACGAGCACTTGGTCTTCAAGTTGGCTATGTGTAAGTTTCGTACTGTTTTTTTTTGAAAAGAAGACAGAGACAAATCCGTTCTTTATATTATCGCATTCTTTCTGTATCGTACGATACGTCCATCTTTTTAATTTATTTCTTTCCACCGCTTTTTTGGCGACCTTGCCGGAAATAACAAAAGAAAACTTGCTGGGAAGTTTCGAATCTTTTTTTACGACGACAAGCGAGAGGTGGGGAGAATGGTAGGTTTCTCCTTTTTTGTGACTCTTGGGAAATTCTTTTCTGCTGACCTTTTTTGATTGAGGCAACATACATGAGCGGCTTCACCCGATGTTGATATCCATCTTAAGTGAAACGTTTTTTAAAACAAAAAGAGAAGTTTACTCTGGGAATACCCTCGGGGCTCTGCCTCTCTCTCATTACACCGCGAGCTTTTTTCTCCCTTGAGCTCTGCGTTTTTTAATGATATTTCTTCCGTTCTTGGTCCCTTGGCGCACCAAAAACCCATGGGTTGTCTTCCTTTTTCTTTTTTTAGGGTTGTATGTTTTTGACATAATGATTAAGAGTATATAACGAAATAACAGAAAAGTCCATTTTATTTTTTTGTTTCACTTACCACGCCAGTACCTTTAG is part of the Patescibacteria group bacterium genome and harbors:
- a CDS encoding R3H domain-containing nucleic acid-binding protein, which codes for MTTEEIKDIIEEILKHLTIPFNGVDIVSGEIGVVFMINTDEARFLIGNNGANLIALNHVVKRIVDKRKKEEEFTNFTIDVNSYQKQRNEELQNKAKMLAERAKSLHVDVEMEPMTPYERMVVHTTLAGDLEVETASVGFGKDRKVVIKYKNTN
- a CDS encoding YidC/Oxa1 family membrane protein insertase encodes the protein MISGFFNTFFYEPLYNGLIFLVSVIPGADIGIAVVLLTLIVKGALFPFTHKGIQTQSKLRTLEPDIKDLKEKHSKDKQEQARQVMELYRKHGVSPFSGCLTVLVQLPVIFALYWVFWKGLSFDPALLNELPYIPGHINTALLNHDILYSFVHMPEFVKTNFLGSIDMTGKSISLALLAGVSQYFQIKLSMPDVGKLSLKSTGSLKDDLVQSMKFQMRYILPIFVSVFAYTISAAVALYWVTSNAFSIVQELFVKRKAEALQSELKRDNT
- the yidD gene encoding membrane protein insertion efficiency factor YidD, which codes for MKHFFIHVIKWYQKVFSPDKGVLVSLGIKRSTTCAFYPTCSDYTIEAITKYGALKGIFMGIRRVLRCHPWQKPTIDPLT
- the rnpA gene encoding ribonuclease P protein component translates to MLPQSKKVSRKEFPKSHKKGETYHSPHLSLVVVKKDSKLPSKFSFVISGKVAKKAVERNKLKRWTYRTIQKECDNIKNGFVSVFFSKKNSTKLTHSQLEDQVLVLLKNAHLLKKNDASPTQLFKE
- the rpmH gene encoding 50S ribosomal protein L34; this translates as MSKTYNPKKRKRKTTHGFLVRQGTKNGRNIIKKRRAQGRKKLAV